From the Cryptomeria japonica chromosome 2, Sugi_1.0, whole genome shotgun sequence genome, one window contains:
- the LOC131075396 gene encoding uncharacterized protein LOC131075396, with protein MATTRVQRIMTQPINLIFRFLQSKARIQIWLFEQKDMRIEGRIIGFDEYMNLVLDDAEEVSIKKNTRKVLGRILLKGDNITLMMNTGK; from the exons ATGGCAACCACTAGAGTGCAGAGGATTATGACCCAACCGATT AACTTGATATTTCGATTCCTTCAAAGCAAAGCGCGCATTCAAATTTGGCTATTCGAGCAGAAGGATATGAGAATCGAGGGCCGCATCATC GGATTTGATGAATATATGAACCTTGTACTGGATGATGCTGAAGAGGTTTCTATTAAGAAAAATACACGTAAAGTATTAG GACGTATTCTTTTGAAAGGAGACAATATCACACTAATGATGAACAC GGGGAAATAA